A window of the Linepithema humile isolate Giens D197 chromosome 4, Lhum_UNIL_v1.0, whole genome shotgun sequence genome harbors these coding sequences:
- the robl gene encoding dynein light chain roadblock-type 2: MAQEVEETMKRIQSHKGVVGTIVVNAEGIPIKSTLDNTTTVQYAGLISQLSDKARSVVRDLDPTNDLTFLRIRSKKHEIMVAPDKEFILIVVQNPVD, encoded by the exons atg gcTCAGGAAGTTGAAGAAACCATGAAACGAATTCAATCTCATAAGGGTGTAGTTGGCACAATAGTTGTTAATGCAGAAG gtATTCCGATTAAATCAACATTAGATAATACAACAACAGTTCAATATGCAGGCTTAATAAGTCAATTATCTGACAAAGCTCGTTCTGTTGTGCGTGATTTGGATCCAACAAATGATTTAACTTTTTTGCGCATACGTAGCAAAAAACATGAAATTATGGTTGCACCAGATAAAgagtttatattaatagtagtACAAAATCCTGTTGATTGA